A DNA window from Euleptes europaea isolate rEulEur1 chromosome 20, rEulEur1.hap1, whole genome shotgun sequence contains the following coding sequences:
- the TERB2 gene encoding telomere repeats-binding bouquet formation protein 2, producing the protein MFGGRRAWFSQSVTRELCDLWVAEGGVITNHKDADYLFSSDASHPDTKRIHESLDYLEDRIEVFHSCFLNASANSEIKTTVPLGHFLLPPACLQEEIRGKIGSFIWEQLTEPLKPQPSLLAEERHGRNDQELNDTRGLERSEGHQTPGTPERTRVAYIPLQDYPASNMVTGYASAKEMKKYLGEIRDFIPGRSGYLVYCIQNDTSFLSNKKPNLKRKL; encoded by the exons ATGTTCGGCGGCCGCCGGGCCTGGTTCTCCCAGAGCGTCACCCGGGAGCTCTGCGACCTCTGGG TTGCTGAAGGAGGGGTGATCACAAACCACAAGGATGCCGATTACCTGTTCAGCAGTGATGCTTCCCACCCTGACACAAAAAG AATACATGAGAGCTTAGATTATCTAGAAGACAGAATTGAAGTTTTTCATTCCTGTTTTCTCAATGCAAGTGCCAACTCTGAAATTAAAACCACGGTTCCACTGGGACATTTCCTCCTTCCACCTGCCTGCCTACAAGAAG AAATTAGGGGGAAAATTGGCAGTTTTATATGGGAGCAACTAACTGAACCCCTGAAGCCTCAG CCCAGCTTACTCGCTGAAGAGAGGCATGGCAGGAATGACCAAGAGCTAAATGACACGAGAGGGTTGGAGAGAAG TGAAGGCCATCAAACCCCAGGGACACCAGAAAGAACGAGGGTGGCCTATATTCCACTGCAGGATTATCCAGCAAGTAACATGGTGACAG GTTATGCTTCTGCTAAAGAGATGAAGAAGTATCTTGGGGAGATACGGGATTTCATCCCAGGCCGCTCTGGTTACCTGGTGTACTGTATACAGAATGATACTAGTTTTTTATCTAATAAGAAACCAAACTTGAAACGAAAGTTATAA
- the TRIM69 gene encoding E3 ubiquitin-protein ligase TRIM69: MAGIEISLQGFFFQQDDQVMNVTTAMSSIGKNPSTSSMTSGNDREPLPILHSSSDSLWDKKAEDFTKELTCTLCLELFRDPMILPCGHNFCKQCIENMRLKKGAFICPECQTRFSDQKYVENIVLQKMVEKLKGSHVGSAQQKCMEHNETVTLYWKPQGKLACFSCREAQKPKDQSTQFLLIPDAVQIYTEKLISLRIHLRSILVKLEVLKNAQEEKISSHKEDKLQLQYHISLEFLKLHQFLHGKEKMLIKQLKEEGEILLQEMEGNLNRLQDQSQNAKDILGHIQSRLYQQNSASFLKDIQIFMDRVEKKTEDSSMGELVSGSLSTGHFKGPIQYMVWKEMKSTLSPDISFLTLDPATAHPNLVLSDDLTCVRHDDTKLSLPDTPARFDCSVSILGSEGFTSGKHYWEVMVGNKTKWTLGVVKESINRKGNYPLSPKAGHWLIKLRSKKELKAVDMPPRQLSLSSTLHRVGVYLDYEAGQVSFYDADRLTHVYTFMDTFEEKLYPYFCPCLNDSGENREPLKIVTFGV, from the exons ATGGCAGGAATAGAAATCTCATTGCAGGGCTTTTTCTTCCAGCAGGATGATCAAGTCATGAACGTTACCACCGCCATGTCCTCCATCGGCAAAAACCCTTCCACTTCCTCAATGACGTCCGGCAACGACAGAGAGCCGCTCCCCATCCTCCACAGCTCATCCGACTCTTTATGGGACAAGAAAGCGGAAGACTTCACCAAAGAACTGACCTGCACCCTGTGCCTGGAACTATTCAGAGACCCCATGATCCTGCCCTGCGGCCACAACTTCTGCAAACAGTGCATTGAGAACATGCGGCTGAAGAAAGGAGCCTTCATCTGCCCGGAGTGCCAAACGAGGTTTTCGGACCAAAAGTACGTCGAGAACATTGTGCTGCAGAAGATGGTGGAGAAGCTCAAGGGCTCTCACGTGGGGAGCGCCCAGCAGAAGTGCATGGAGCACAACGAAACTGTGACGCTCTACTGGAAGCCGCAAGGGAAACTCGCCTGCTTCAGCTGCAGAGAAGCTCAGAAGCCCAAAGACCAAAGCACCCAGTTCCTCCTAATTCCGGACGCTGTGCAGATCTATACG GAAAAACTGATCTCCCTGAGAATTCACCTGAGGTCTATCCTAGTGAAGCTAGAGGTGTTGAAGAACGCTCAGGAAGAGAAGATTTCGAGTCATAAA GAGGACAAATTGCAACTTCAATACCACATCTCCTTGGAATTCCTAAAACTGCACCAGTTTCTTCACGGCAAGGAGAAAATGTTAATCAAACAGTTAAAGGAAGAGGGTGAAATCCTCCTCCAGGAGATGGAGGGGAATTTAAACCGGCTCCAAGATCAATCGCAGAATGCGAAGGATATCCTGGGGCACATTCAGTCCCGGCTGTACCAGCAGAATTCTGCTAGCTTCCTAAAA GATATACAAATCTTCATGGATCG GGTGGAGAAGAAAACAGAAGACTCGTCTATGGGAGAGCTGGTCTCGGGATCTTTGAGCACAGGGCATTTCAAAGGGCCAATACAATACATGGTGTGGAAGGAAATGAAGTCCACGCTCAGCCCAG ATATTTCCTTCCTGACTCTGGACCCCGCAACGGCACATCCGAACCTGGTTCTTTCTGACGATCTGACCTGCGTAAGACACGACGACACAAAGCTATCGCTGCCAGACACCCCCGCGAGATTCGACTGCAGCGTTTCCATCCTGGGATCCGAAGGGTTTACTTCCGGGAAGCACTACTGGGAAGTGATGGTGGGCAACAAGACCAAGTGGACCCTAGGAGTCGTGAAGGAGAGCATTAACCGTAAAGGCAACTATCCGCTGTCCCCCAAGGCGGGCCACTGGCTTATAAAGCTAAGGAGCAAGAAAGAGTTAAAGGCTGTAGATATGCCTCCCCGCCAGCTCTCCCTGTCCAGTACGCTCCATCGAGTCGGGGTGTACCTGGACTACGAGGCGGGCCAGGTGTCCTTTTATGATGCGGACAGACTGACTCATGTCTACACTTTCATGGACACTTTCGAAGAGAAGCTTTACCCCTACTTCTGCCCGTGTCTGAACGACTCTGGGGAAAACAGGGAACCACTGAAAATTGTGACTTTTGGCGTGTAG